In Dyadobacter sp. CECT 9275, the following proteins share a genomic window:
- a CDS encoding efflux RND transporter periplasmic adaptor subunit, with translation MRYLTYSMLLGLFLSCSNKEENGAVTTEKTVETNISSLTDKQVRNAGITTALPVKQQISSVLKLNGKIDVPPQNIVSISVPLGGYLKTTRLLPGTRVKKGEVLAVMEDQQYIQLQQDYLTGMARLAYLENDYLRQKSLNKSKSSSDKAFQQAESDYQSQQVITNSLSEKLKLAGINPQQLTKDNISRSVSIHSPINGYVSKVNVNIGRYVSPTEVLFELINPTDIHLALKVFEKDLGKIKIGQHILAYNNNAPDKKYPCTIILISKDLSPERTAEVHSHFESYEPELLPGMFMNADIQLDSRTVLALPDDAIVTYEDQQYLFVPKGKNNFEMKPVKTGTSENGLTEIISNEKLENQQCVVKGAYSLLMSLKNKSEE, from the coding sequence ATGAGATATCTGACATATAGTATGCTTCTTGGTCTTTTTCTATCCTGTTCCAACAAGGAAGAAAACGGGGCGGTAACAACGGAAAAAACGGTCGAAACAAACATATCATCGTTAACTGACAAACAGGTTCGGAATGCCGGCATTACCACTGCATTGCCAGTTAAACAGCAGATTTCCTCGGTATTGAAACTGAATGGGAAAATTGATGTTCCGCCTCAGAATATTGTATCGATCAGTGTACCGTTGGGCGGGTATCTCAAAACCACCCGGCTATTACCCGGTACCCGTGTAAAAAAAGGAGAGGTGCTGGCGGTGATGGAAGACCAGCAGTACATTCAGCTACAGCAGGATTACCTGACAGGAATGGCCAGGCTCGCGTATCTTGAAAATGATTATTTGCGGCAGAAAAGTTTAAATAAGAGTAAGTCCAGCAGCGACAAGGCATTCCAGCAGGCAGAATCTGACTATCAGAGTCAGCAGGTGATAACGAATTCGTTGTCTGAGAAATTAAAACTGGCGGGTATTAATCCGCAGCAGCTTACAAAAGATAATATTTCCAGGAGCGTCAGCATTCACTCCCCGATCAATGGATATGTTTCAAAGGTTAATGTCAATATTGGCAGGTATGTTTCGCCGACCGAGGTGCTTTTTGAACTGATTAATCCAACGGATATACATCTGGCGCTCAAAGTTTTTGAAAAGGATTTAGGCAAAATCAAAATTGGCCAGCATATCCTGGCTTACAACAACAATGCCCCCGACAAAAAATACCCGTGTACGATCATTCTGATCAGCAAGGATTTATCGCCGGAAAGGACGGCCGAAGTACATTCGCATTTTGAAAGTTATGAGCCGGAGCTTTTGCCCGGCATGTTTATGAACGCCGACATCCAGCTCGATAGCCGTACGGTACTGGCGCTGCCGGACGATGCCATTGTTACCTATGAGGACCAGCAGTACCTGTTTGTTCCGAAAGGAAAAAATAACTTTGAGATGAAACCGGTAAAGACCGGCACATCAGAAAACGGTTTAACAGAAATCATCTCGAACGAAAAACTGGAAAATCAGCAATGTGTGGTCAAAGGGGCTTACTCACTTCTGATGTCGTTGAAAAATAAGTCGGAGGAATAG
- a CDS encoding VIT1/CCC1 transporter family protein, with the protein MVNLKNIQTEIDASFLYGILARHEEDENVASVFRQMSEIEHGHALAFMAKHEMDISKLPAPSARAKILNWIGKIFGYDYILGVMLDTEKSISSSVVSARNKYKATGSVSDTAHVAILKNILDNNTKVAGSTFTRFEKRHRSVGGNALRAAVLGGNDGLVSNFSLVMGIAGAAIGQKETLLTGLAGLLAGALSMALGEWISVKSSQELSENQMQLEMDELETNPAGEEVEIALIYQAKGIPQDQAKKMAREMMSDKDNAMTFLTKEELGINTEDLKGSAMEAAVTSFVLFSVGAIIPVVPFFFLSGTTAIVASAVFSAVGLFLIGSAITLFTGRSVWYSGVRQVIFGLAAAAITFGIGKLIGVSVAG; encoded by the coding sequence ATGGTAAATCTCAAAAACATCCAGACTGAAATTGACGCAAGTTTTCTCTACGGAATACTGGCCCGGCATGAGGAAGATGAAAATGTGGCCAGTGTTTTTCGGCAGATGAGCGAGATCGAACATGGGCACGCACTGGCGTTCATGGCTAAGCATGAAATGGATATTTCGAAGTTACCTGCGCCTTCTGCCAGAGCAAAGATCCTGAATTGGATCGGGAAAATTTTTGGCTACGACTATATTCTGGGTGTGATGCTGGATACGGAAAAGAGCATTTCGAGCTCGGTGGTCAGCGCAAGAAATAAGTATAAAGCAACCGGTTCCGTTTCGGATACGGCGCACGTGGCGATTTTGAAAAATATTCTGGACAACAATACCAAAGTTGCGGGATCCACATTTACGCGTTTCGAAAAGCGACATCGATCTGTGGGAGGTAATGCGTTGCGTGCGGCGGTATTAGGTGGAAACGACGGGCTTGTTTCAAATTTTAGCCTCGTGATGGGCATTGCGGGCGCGGCGATCGGGCAGAAAGAAACCCTGCTCACAGGACTTGCAGGCCTGCTTGCGGGAGCTTTATCAATGGCTTTGGGTGAGTGGATTTCGGTGAAGAGCTCTCAGGAACTCAGCGAAAACCAAATGCAACTGGAAATGGACGAACTGGAAACTAATCCTGCGGGTGAAGAGGTTGAAATAGCGCTCATTTATCAGGCCAAAGGCATTCCGCAGGATCAGGCCAAAAAAATGGCTCGCGAGATGATGTCAGATAAGGACAACGCCATGACATTCCTTACCAAAGAAGAGCTGGGTATCAACACGGAAGACTTGAAAGGGTCCGCCATGGAAGCCGCTGTGACTTCGTTTGTGCTGTTTTCAGTGGGTGCGATTATCCCGGTTGTACCATTTTTCTTTTTAAGCGGGACGACGGCGATTGTGGCCAGTGCCGTTTTTAGCGCGGTCGGCCTATTTCTCATCGGATCGGCCATCACATTATTTACAGGCAGAAGTGTCTGGTATTCTGGCGTCAGACAGGTCATTTTCGGGCTCGCAGCCGCAGCGATTACCTTTGGGATAGGAAAGTTAATTGGCGTTTCAGTAGCGGGCTGA
- a CDS encoding DUF892 family protein, whose protein sequence is MNLDREDLEKFFIHHLNKVYAAKTLLVAELPEIMDESHFKDIRTAMIETVESVKKQIERMDEIYAILPAEFSEIDSKGLKGLVEDAFEDIRRNGENLELRDMSILFYLHNIESIEMASFQILEMASVKIHNDRIKELIRENYEDAKADRTLLLLINAKYIATV, encoded by the coding sequence ATGAACCTCGATCGCGAAGACCTGGAGAAATTTTTCATCCACCACCTCAATAAAGTGTACGCCGCCAAGACCTTACTGGTAGCAGAACTCCCTGAAATCATGGACGAGTCGCACTTTAAAGATATTCGCACAGCAATGATCGAAACAGTCGAAAGTGTAAAAAAACAGATTGAAAGGATGGACGAGATCTATGCAATACTGCCGGCAGAGTTCTCGGAAATTGACTCCAAGGGGCTGAAAGGGCTGGTTGAGGACGCATTTGAGGATATCAGGCGCAATGGTGAAAATCTGGAACTCAGGGATATGTCTATCCTATTCTACCTGCACAATATCGAAAGCATTGAAATGGCATCGTTCCAGATTTTAGAAATGGCATCCGTAAAGATACACAACGACCGTATCAAGGAACTAATCAGGGAGAACTACGAGGATGCAAAAGCCGACCGCACCTTGCTCTTGCTGATCAATGCAAAGTATATCGCAACGGTATGA
- a CDS encoding response regulator yields the protein MSKKILIVEDEPDIIELLKIVFRDTGYNLTFSRTELEIEYIRELNPDLIVMDVTIRGSLRSGSQICRELKADQQIRNVPVILCSGEYNLKAIANDCGADMYLPKPFDISSLLFHVDKFLS from the coding sequence ATGAGCAAGAAGATACTGATTGTTGAAGATGAGCCGGATATTATCGAGTTACTGAAGATTGTTTTCCGTGATACCGGATACAATCTTACTTTCTCCCGGACTGAGCTGGAAATTGAGTATATCAGGGAACTGAATCCCGACCTGATCGTGATGGACGTCACGATACGGGGATCCCTGCGGTCCGGCTCTCAAATTTGTAGAGAATTAAAAGCTGATCAACAAATAAGAAACGTTCCCGTCATTTTATGTTCCGGAGAATATAACCTCAAGGCAATTGCAAACGACTGCGGCGCGGATATGTATTTGCCCAAACCATTCGACATATCAAGCCTGTTGTTTCATGTAGATAAATTTCTGTCCTAG
- a CDS encoding alpha/beta fold hydrolase, protein MKTTDLILLSAAFAISAFTSPTEGEDTTLQGQTYVLVHGAWQAPYVWDEVRSQLTRAGNEVIVVELPGHGNDKTPPHQLSLDTYRDKVINALSEVKGKVILVGHSMGGMVVTLVAEKVPSKILTLVYIGAFLPTTGQALIDLSNADPDSKLGPLLIPSADQLTLDVKQENLTDLFIKDGTQAIKNKVITNYRAEPAIPFINKAILTAEGFGAVEKVYIKTLQDMVISPGLQNRMIAAAGIKTVYEVNTSHSPFLAQPRAVSDLLIQIGQ, encoded by the coding sequence ATGAAAACAACAGATTTAATACTGCTATCAGCCGCATTCGCAATTTCAGCTTTTACCTCACCCACTGAGGGAGAGGATACTACCTTGCAGGGGCAAACTTACGTACTCGTGCATGGTGCCTGGCAGGCCCCTTATGTATGGGATGAAGTGCGCTCCCAGCTGACCCGCGCTGGGAATGAGGTGATCGTGGTGGAACTGCCAGGCCATGGTAACGATAAAACGCCTCCGCATCAGCTCTCACTTGATACTTATCGTGACAAAGTAATCAACGCGCTTTCGGAAGTGAAAGGCAAAGTGATTCTGGTGGGCCACAGCATGGGTGGAATGGTTGTAACCCTTGTGGCCGAGAAAGTACCCTCCAAAATCCTGACACTGGTTTACATAGGTGCTTTTCTTCCCACAACGGGACAAGCGCTCATCGATCTGTCGAATGCGGACCCCGATTCTAAACTGGGCCCCTTGCTAATTCCTTCTGCCGATCAGCTCACGCTTGACGTTAAACAGGAAAATCTGACCGACCTTTTTATCAAAGACGGAACACAGGCCATTAAGAATAAAGTAATCACCAACTACCGCGCCGAACCGGCCATTCCTTTTATCAACAAAGCAATATTGACGGCTGAAGGTTTCGGTGCTGTGGAAAAGGTATACATCAAAACACTTCAAGATATGGTGATTTCTCCCGGGCTGCAAAACCGTATGATTGCTGCAGCCGGTATAAAAACCGTGTATGAAGTCAATACAAGCCACTCCCCTTTCCTGGCACAGCCACGCGCGGTTTCCGATTTGCTCATTCAAATTGGGCAGTAG
- a CDS encoding carboxymuconolactone decarboxylase family protein, translated as MRIQPLNPENLSPEIRYVHDEIANLVANSQGQVRMLDDQGALLGPFPAMLHHPQFGVPALSFLRTLDMHATLAKTVREVAILTVGSAFGARFELYAHEIMAAAFGLSAGVVASLAAGSSPTGLNDQEKIAYDIARCLVKGHVVPDSAYRHAVRLLGQDGVAELFFLVGGYSLIAMILNGFDMPAPDQYI; from the coding sequence ATGCGTATCCAACCATTGAACCCAGAAAACCTCAGCCCTGAAATCAGGTATGTGCATGACGAGATTGCAAATCTGGTAGCCAACAGCCAGGGCCAGGTGAGAATGTTAGATGATCAGGGAGCGTTGCTGGGCCCTTTTCCGGCCATGTTACATCATCCTCAGTTTGGTGTTCCGGCTTTGAGCTTTCTTCGTACCCTTGACATGCACGCTACGCTGGCGAAAACCGTCCGGGAAGTGGCCATCCTCACAGTGGGAAGTGCTTTTGGCGCACGTTTCGAGCTTTACGCCCACGAAATTATGGCCGCAGCTTTTGGCTTGTCTGCCGGTGTAGTCGCTTCATTAGCGGCTGGCAGCAGCCCCACCGGGTTAAACGATCAGGAGAAAATCGCTTATGATATAGCCCGCTGCCTCGTGAAAGGCCATGTCGTCCCTGACTCAGCCTACCGGCACGCTGTCCGTCTGCTTGGCCAGGATGGTGTGGCAGAGCTTTTCTTTCTGGTCGGCGGATACAGCCTGATCGCAATGATATTAAATGGTTTCGACATGCCTGCCCCTGATCAGTATATCTGA
- a CDS encoding cupin domain-containing protein has translation MNQNQKPFRRIVTGHDENGNAVIVSDAPPVHTQLVGGPGGPTFFEIWHTIETPAPIHHQPDLPDESNLVLPPPKNGTRIRIIEFPPEGEEIRKLTGADAAAKFKSMGDEKASTNTGEAPHPLMHRTETVDYGIVLEGEITLVLDRGETIIYPGDVVIQSGTNHAWANRSNKICRMAFVLINGEYTN, from the coding sequence ATGAACCAAAATCAAAAACCATTCAGACGCATCGTGACAGGTCATGATGAAAATGGAAATGCCGTTATCGTCTCAGACGCCCCACCCGTTCATACGCAACTGGTTGGGGGGCCCGGGGGGCCAACGTTCTTCGAAATATGGCACACCATTGAAACACCGGCGCCGATTCACCATCAGCCTGACCTACCGGATGAAAGCAACCTGGTATTACCTCCGCCAAAAAACGGCACGCGCATACGCATCATAGAATTTCCTCCCGAAGGAGAAGAAATAAGAAAACTCACCGGAGCCGATGCGGCTGCCAAATTCAAATCCATGGGAGACGAAAAAGCTTCCACTAATACCGGCGAAGCCCCGCATCCGTTGATGCACCGGACCGAAACGGTCGACTATGGTATAGTGCTGGAAGGTGAGATAACCCTGGTTCTCGACCGTGGCGAAACCATCATTTATCCGGGGGACGTCGTGATCCAGAGCGGTACAAATCATGCCTGGGCCAATCGTTCCAACAAAATTTGCCGCATGGCGTTCGTGCTGATTAACGGCGAATACACGAATTAA
- a CDS encoding NAD(P)H-binding protein: MKALIIGATGATGRDLVNILLQDPDYTEIISFVRRSGGITHHKLTEHVIDFRSLEDVSAYIHGDVWFSCFGTTSKAAGSKNEQWRIDYEIPLKFAHIAKRNAVSRTVLLSSFGASSDSGAIYLRIKGQLEEQIASLSFDQYIIFRPGILFRKKSDRTIERLTVGLLSFLNALGLFKKYQALPTTVLAQRMARAPKILADGVHVIELDEILGF, translated from the coding sequence ATGAAAGCGTTGATTATCGGAGCAACCGGAGCTACGGGCAGGGACCTTGTCAATATACTTTTGCAGGATCCCGACTATACCGAAATTATCAGTTTCGTACGCCGCTCCGGCGGCATAACCCATCATAAGCTGACCGAACATGTGATTGATTTTAGAAGCCTCGAAGATGTATCTGCATATATCCATGGCGATGTGTGGTTTTCATGCTTTGGAACAACCTCAAAGGCCGCCGGTTCAAAGAATGAGCAATGGCGCATTGACTACGAAATTCCTCTGAAATTTGCCCATATCGCCAAAAGAAATGCAGTTTCCCGTACGGTACTGCTTTCCTCGTTCGGAGCTTCTTCTGATAGCGGTGCGATTTATCTGAGGATCAAGGGACAACTGGAGGAGCAGATCGCCAGCCTTTCATTTGATCAGTACATCATTTTCAGGCCGGGTATCCTTTTCCGGAAAAAATCAGACCGGACAATAGAACGGCTTACGGTAGGTCTGCTCAGTTTTCTGAATGCATTAGGTCTTTTCAAAAAATACCAGGCATTGCCAACCACGGTGCTTGCCCAAAGAATGGCCAGGGCACCTAAGATACTCGCTGACGGCGTACATGTGATTGAACTGGATGAAATCCTTGGGTTTTAG
- a CDS encoding Crp/Fnr family transcriptional regulator, translating to MNRLRNHIEEITPVSDEEFEYIQRFFIKKRVRKHQYLIEVGDKVTFEYWIANGIFRTFYIDEGGREHILQFGLENSWLSDYNAFFHQTASQMNLVCMEEAEVLCLTLSAREKMASELSKMEYFFRRKVTNDYTAQQHRIISLLSQNPRQRYEEFGSQFPEIIKKIPKKYIAEYLGISREMLSRLNAPDRRRSLS from the coding sequence ATGAATAGACTGCGAAATCATATTGAAGAAATTACTCCTGTAAGCGATGAAGAGTTCGAATACATCCAGAGATTCTTTATAAAAAAAAGAGTAAGAAAACACCAGTATCTGATCGAGGTAGGTGATAAAGTCACATTTGAATACTGGATTGCCAATGGCATTTTCCGGACATTTTACATCGATGAAGGAGGAAGGGAACACATTCTTCAGTTTGGACTTGAAAACTCATGGTTATCAGATTACAATGCATTTTTTCATCAGACAGCCTCACAAATGAACCTGGTGTGCATGGAAGAAGCGGAAGTGCTTTGCCTTACACTTTCGGCCAGAGAAAAAATGGCGTCGGAATTGTCTAAGATGGAATATTTTTTTCGCAGGAAGGTAACCAATGACTACACCGCCCAGCAGCACCGAATCATCTCCCTGCTTTCTCAAAACCCAAGACAACGGTATGAGGAATTCGGAAGCCAGTTCCCCGAGATTATAAAAAAAATACCTAAAAAATATATTGCCGAGTACCTGGGGATAAGCCGCGAAATGCTGAGCAGGCTCAACGCTCCAGACCGGCGGCGCTCGTTGTCATAA
- a CDS encoding tetratricopeptide repeat-containing sensor histidine kinase: protein MTRKGISLLGILFVFYHWAAAQPTSRHLAVEHYPFSSLSSSLNRLRHSNEDTAKVNLLLRIASIYHWNEESASADSSIEFARLAAQLSARLRYTEGHNEATFILCKSLTQKKDFRGAEQILNEVNGEQYIRLLLVLSEFYINNKDAKAGELRKAAPYLHEANRLSKALQARHWITESSIAQAKYHFRFGEINKGRDCFYQVIHFHEQIGDKAGQAHWWQDLARYLPEMNTYALQIYSYGKARKLFKEIGNIEELADCLHEEGTIHSRHKRMDLTEKLYLEELELLKSAGLEQKLFSSYQRLSAFYQKQNNQDRALQYALIGLKNLKSIKDSSQLNSLYWTAGDIYQSMGDHPASIKYYKLALSTSLWHMVRTFTLVKRVVEAEIRTGNPGGGIRFLNSFIKRRGEPATLLNRQLIVFLYGNCYIAQKDYRTAEKYYLEMIRLNGEVEPSEKFWWRNANSVSGPTAFLTIGRFYIEQGKFGQAARYVRSALTYHELPPAFEMDGRYLIYKIDSAAGNHLASMGNYQRYIFLKDSIQRVTKDEQVAVMKANFKTAQKEKDIKLLQKETVLRKRQLELKARTEKFAYAGIMILFCLSVLLYNSYRVKQKKNLLLEEQQKTIHIKNSSLLRLVDEKEWLLKEVHHRVKNNLQIVISLLNSHSAHLKEEVAANAITESRHRIQAISMLHQRIYQSENMVGIAMASYIHELVYYLDHSFNTARHILFSLDIENVELDLSQAVPIGLILNEAITNSLKYAFTDGREGEIRVVFKKTEEEKLVLCIADDGTGLPLDFDIDNIGTFGLKLIRGLTEDLDGTLTVQSEGGTTLLISFTYKWITASLPSSEDLPGFRGI, encoded by the coding sequence ATGACCCGAAAAGGAATTTCGTTACTAGGCATCCTCTTCGTTTTTTACCATTGGGCCGCTGCCCAGCCTACTTCGCGGCATCTTGCAGTGGAGCACTATCCGTTCTCTTCCCTTTCTTCTTCTCTGAATCGGCTGAGGCATAGTAATGAAGATACTGCCAAAGTGAACCTGCTCTTAAGAATTGCCAGTATTTATCATTGGAATGAGGAAAGTGCTTCTGCGGATAGTTCCATAGAGTTTGCCCGATTGGCGGCGCAATTGAGTGCCCGCCTTCGGTATACCGAAGGCCATAATGAAGCGACATTCATTCTCTGTAAATCTCTGACACAAAAGAAGGACTTCCGGGGGGCAGAACAGATTCTCAACGAAGTAAACGGGGAGCAGTATATCCGCCTTCTTTTGGTACTGAGTGAGTTTTACATCAATAATAAGGACGCAAAGGCAGGCGAGTTACGCAAAGCGGCCCCCTATCTGCACGAGGCTAATCGTTTAAGTAAGGCACTGCAAGCGCGGCATTGGATCACTGAAAGCAGTATTGCGCAAGCCAAATATCATTTCCGCTTTGGGGAAATCAACAAAGGGAGGGATTGCTTTTACCAGGTAATCCATTTTCATGAGCAGATCGGCGACAAAGCCGGACAGGCACATTGGTGGCAGGACCTGGCCCGTTATCTGCCCGAGATGAATACCTATGCGCTCCAGATATATAGTTACGGCAAGGCACGGAAACTTTTTAAAGAAATTGGGAATATTGAAGAACTGGCCGATTGTCTGCACGAGGAAGGGACGATTCATTCGAGGCATAAAAGAATGGATCTGACCGAAAAACTTTACCTCGAGGAGCTGGAACTTTTAAAATCTGCCGGTTTGGAGCAGAAGCTGTTTTCCAGCTATCAGAGGCTCTCGGCATTTTATCAGAAACAAAACAATCAGGACAGAGCATTGCAATATGCGCTGATCGGCCTTAAAAATCTTAAATCTATCAAAGACAGCAGTCAGTTAAATTCGCTTTACTGGACAGCGGGAGACATTTATCAGAGCATGGGTGATCATCCTGCCAGTATTAAATATTACAAATTGGCTCTTTCGACGAGTCTTTGGCATATGGTCAGAACGTTCACCCTGGTGAAGCGAGTAGTTGAAGCCGAGATAAGGACGGGAAATCCGGGAGGGGGAATCCGTTTTCTGAACTCTTTTATTAAGAGGAGGGGGGAGCCCGCCACATTGCTGAACAGGCAACTGATAGTATTTCTCTATGGAAATTGTTACATTGCACAGAAGGATTACAGGACAGCCGAAAAATACTATCTTGAAATGATCCGCCTGAACGGTGAAGTTGAACCTTCGGAAAAGTTCTGGTGGAGGAATGCAAATTCGGTTTCGGGGCCTACGGCTTTTTTGACAATAGGTAGATTTTATATCGAACAAGGTAAGTTCGGACAGGCGGCGCGTTATGTAAGAAGCGCCCTGACCTACCATGAGCTCCCTCCAGCATTTGAAATGGATGGAAGATACCTTATCTATAAGATCGATTCGGCGGCGGGTAACCATCTCGCATCTATGGGAAATTACCAGCGTTATATATTTCTCAAAGACTCCATCCAAAGGGTTACTAAAGACGAACAGGTGGCAGTAATGAAAGCCAATTTTAAAACGGCTCAAAAAGAAAAGGATATCAAACTCCTGCAAAAGGAGACGGTCCTCAGAAAGCGGCAGCTTGAGTTAAAAGCCCGCACCGAAAAATTTGCTTATGCGGGAATCATGATACTGTTTTGTCTGTCAGTGCTGCTGTATAACAGCTATCGTGTTAAACAGAAAAAAAACCTGCTTCTGGAAGAGCAGCAAAAAACGATACACATAAAGAATTCGTCACTTCTTCGGCTGGTTGACGAAAAAGAATGGCTGTTGAAGGAAGTGCATCACAGGGTGAAAAACAATCTGCAGATCGTGATCAGCCTTTTGAATTCTCACTCGGCCCATCTGAAAGAGGAGGTAGCTGCTAACGCCATCACGGAAAGCCGCCACAGGATACAGGCCATTTCAATGCTGCACCAGCGGATCTATCAATCCGAAAATATGGTGGGCATTGCCATGGCCAGCTATATTCATGAACTGGTATATTATCTGGACCACAGTTTTAATACTGCCAGACACATTCTTTTCAGTCTGGATATTGAGAACGTGGAGCTCGATTTATCTCAGGCTGTGCCTATTGGTTTGATACTGAACGAAGCCATTACCAATTCACTTAAGTATGCTTTCACCGATGGGCGTGAGGGGGAAATCAGGGTAGTTTTTAAAAAAACGGAGGAAGAAAAGCTCGTGCTGTGCATTGCTGATGACGGGACAGGACTCCCGCTCGATTTTGACATTGATAATATCGGTACTTTCGGACTCAAACTGATCAGGGGACTTACTGAAGACCTGGATGGTACACTCACGGTCCAGAGCGAAGGAGGTACTACATTACTGATTTCATTTACCTATAAATGGATAACGGCGTCGCTACCATCTTCTGAGGATCTGCCGGGGTTCAGGGGTATATAA
- a CDS encoding sigma-54-dependent transcriptional regulator: MGLKVFIVEDQFIEAHDLQIILETAGHSVSGIAKSVPAALDLLQSDRPDIVLLDIFLKGNQTGVDLAPVLTTANIPFIYISANSDPLTFEAAKTTRPDGFLIKPFRQRDILVALDIAAYRHRYANAHGLRHQDAVPDKLIEVRKRDTSIEFQQIIGSSPKLLQALDLASQVAPTDTSVLILGETGVGKEGIAKAIHHLSKRKHKPLIKVNCAAIPPNLIESELFGHERGAFSGAMEKRIGKFEQAQGGTIFLDEIGEMPLETQTKLLRVIQEKELERIGGRTTIKLDIRFITATNRNLYKEVSAGRFRIDLYYRINVFSITLAPLRDRTEDIPTLVNHFLSKHAGLPGRSIKKISPQAMETLVRYFWPGNVRELENIIERQVILTSSELISSFDLPVDENMPEDNLANSLKLKSTSDSEKQLILVALTKSNGKVSGKGGAAEMLNIPAPTLVSKMKKLGINWRFVVG; the protein is encoded by the coding sequence ATGGGCCTGAAAGTATTCATTGTTGAAGACCAGTTCATAGAAGCACACGATCTCCAGATCATACTGGAAACCGCAGGACATTCAGTTTCCGGTATTGCCAAGTCGGTACCCGCAGCGCTTGATTTGCTGCAGTCAGATAGGCCTGACATCGTTTTGCTCGACATATTTTTAAAAGGGAACCAAACCGGTGTTGACCTGGCACCGGTGCTCACCACTGCAAATATTCCATTCATTTACATTTCTGCCAATTCGGATCCTCTCACTTTTGAGGCAGCCAAAACAACCAGGCCCGATGGTTTTCTGATCAAACCTTTCCGGCAAAGGGACATTCTGGTGGCATTGGATATTGCCGCCTACCGCCACAGATATGCCAACGCGCACGGGCTTCGGCATCAGGATGCAGTACCCGATAAGCTCATAGAGGTAAGGAAAAGGGATACCTCAATTGAATTTCAGCAAATTATTGGAAGCAGCCCTAAATTGCTGCAGGCACTGGACCTGGCAAGCCAGGTAGCGCCAACGGACACTTCGGTACTCATTCTGGGCGAGACGGGAGTGGGCAAAGAAGGAATAGCAAAGGCAATACATCATCTCTCTAAAAGAAAACATAAGCCACTGATCAAAGTCAATTGCGCTGCCATCCCACCCAACCTGATCGAATCGGAGCTCTTCGGGCACGAAAGAGGTGCCTTTTCCGGAGCTATGGAAAAGCGGATCGGTAAATTTGAGCAGGCACAGGGAGGAACCATCTTCCTGGATGAAATTGGTGAAATGCCTTTGGAAACACAAACCAAATTGCTGCGTGTGATTCAGGAAAAGGAGCTGGAGCGGATAGGTGGCAGAACCACAATTAAACTCGACATCCGGTTTATTACCGCTACCAACCGTAATCTGTACAAAGAGGTGTCAGCAGGAAGATTTCGGATAGACCTTTACTACAGAATTAACGTCTTTTCCATTACCCTTGCCCCACTACGGGACAGAACCGAAGACATACCCACGCTGGTAAATCATTTCCTATCGAAACACGCTGGCTTACCTGGCCGCTCAATCAAAAAAATCAGCCCGCAGGCAATGGAAACACTCGTCCGATACTTCTGGCCCGGAAATGTAAGAGAACTTGAAAATATCATTGAACGCCAGGTTATCCTGACGTCCTCTGAGCTGATCTCCTCTTTCGATCTCCCGGTAGACGAGAATATGCCGGAGGACAATCTGGCAAACAGTCTGAAATTAAAGTCGACGTCCGACAGCGAAAAGCAACTTATCCTGGTGGCATTGACCAAAAGCAACGGAAAGGTTTCGGGCAAGGGCGGTGCGGCAGAAATGCTGAATATTCCGGCACCCACGTTGGTTTCCAAAATGAAAAAATTAGGAATTAACTGGCGTTTTGTAGTTGGGTAG